In Nycticebus coucang isolate mNycCou1 chromosome 9, mNycCou1.pri, whole genome shotgun sequence, the following are encoded in one genomic region:
- the EDN1 gene encoding endothelin-1, whose product MDYFPVIFSLLFVAFQGTPETAVLGAELSNGADNDKGVEKPSPSAPWRPRRSKRCSCSSLMDKECVYFCHLDIIWVNTPEHVVPYGLGSPSRSKRSLKDLFPTKATDDRSRCQCASQQDKKCWSFCQAGKELRAQDTMKKGWNKNKKGKDCSKLGKKCIHQQLVEGRKIRRLEAMSNSIKTSFRVAKLKAELYREQKVNHNRTH is encoded by the exons ATGGATTATTTCCCCGTGATTTTCTCTCTGCTATTTGTGGCATTCCAAGGAACTCCAGAAACAG CAGTCCTTGGCGCTGAGCTCAGCAACGGGGCTGATAATGACAAGGGAGTGGAGAAGCCCTCTCCCAGTGCACCCTGGCGGCCCCGCAGGTCCAAGCGCTGCTCCTGCTCGTCCCTGATGGATAAAGAGTGTGTCTACTTCTGCCACCTGGATATCATCTGGGTCAACACTCCCGA GCACGTTGTTCCCTATGGACTTGGAAGCCCTTCTAGGTCCAAGCGCTCCTTGAAGGATTTATTTCCTACAAAGGCAACAGACGACAGGAGTAGATGCCAGTGTGCTAGCCAACAAGACAAGAAGTGCTGGAGTTTTTGCCAAGCAGGAAAAGAACTCAG GGCCCAAGACACTATGAAGAAAGGctggaataaaaataagaaaggaaaagactgctCTAAACTTGGGAAGAAGTGTATTCATCAGCAGCtagtggaaggaagaaaaattagaag GTTGGAGGCCATGAGCAATAGCATCAAAACATCTTTTCGTGTTGCAAAGCTGAAAGCTGAGCTCTACCGAGAGCAGAAGGTGAACCACAACCGAACACATTGA